Proteins encoded in a region of the Eretmochelys imbricata isolate rEreImb1 chromosome 10, rEreImb1.hap1, whole genome shotgun sequence genome:
- the PDCD7 gene encoding programmed cell death protein 7: MAQPPLPFAARFAGPPPPPQYRCFPPPGGLFAPSPAAGPFPGAQPPPPFLPPPPGAPELPPAHRPAGGGGPYFPAPGGGCGPAPLGREAAPRLLFAAPGPPAWPPRPPPPPPWGEGSAEPRGEAAEGEAALRQRDELWLAQFLAQRRPRPRGFPPPSPGTPSLSQARQLAAGALRPVAQLAGLCRAMRQQEAAGDEAGWAQAQARARALLSELQERVRPLREPGYLGELRRKAEKARKRRLRLHKRKQEAEAAREEEAARAAEREARIDQWRAKCVQEVEEKTRERELKAAADSVLSEVRKKQADTKRMVDILRALEKLRKLRKEAAGRKGVCPPPSADEDFEHHIQRLRTLIRKRSELYEAEERALRVMLEGEQEEERKREMEKKQKKEREKLLQQKRDIDSKLFGDPDEFPLNHLLQPFRQYYLQAEHSVPALIQIRHEWDQYLVPADHPEGSCIPPGWVLPSLPTSDTWATAVR, from the exons ATGGCTCAGCCGCCGCTGCCCTTCGCCGCCCGCTTTGCggggccgccgccgcccccccagTACCGCTGCTTCCCCCCGCCGGGGGGGCTGTTCGCGCCTTCCCCCGCCGCGGGCCCCTTCCCCGGAGCCCAGCCCCCGCCGCCCTTCCTGCCGCCCCCGCCGGGGGCCCCCGAGCTGCCCCCCGCCCACCGCCCCGCGGGGGGCGGCGGCCCCTACTTCCCCGCCCCCGGGGGCGGCTGCGGCCCGGCTCCGCTCGGCCGGGAGGCGGCCCCGCGGCTCCTGTTCGCGGCCCCGGGGCCGCCGGCCTGGCCGCcgcgcccgccgccgccgccgccgtgGGGCGAGGGCAGCGCCGAGCCGCGGGGGGAGGCGGCCGAGGGGGAGGCCGCCCTGAGGCAGCGCGATGAGCTCTGGCTGGCCCAGTTCCTGGCCCAGAGGAGGCCCCGGCCCCGCGGCTTCCCCCCGCCCTCGCCGGGCACCCCGAGCCTCAGCCAGGCCCGGCAGCTGGCGGCGGGGGCCCTGCGGCCGGTGGCCCAGCTCGCCGGCCTGTGCCGCGCCATGCGGCAGCAGGAGGCCGCCGGGGACGAGGCGGgctgggcccaggcccaggcccggGCCCGCGCCCTGCTGAGCGAGCTGCAGGAGCGGGTGCGGCCCCTGCGGGAGCCCGGCTACCTGGGCGAGCTGCGGCGCAAGGCGGAGAAGGCGCGGAAGCGGCGGCTGCGCCTCCACAAGAGGAAGCAGGAGGCCGAGGCGGCGCGGGAGGAGGAGGCGGCCCGGGCGGCGGAAAGGGAGGCCAGGATCGACCAGTGGCGAGCCAAGTGTGtccaggaggtggaggagaaGACCCGG GAACGTGAACTTAAAGCTGCAGCAGACAGTGTCTTATCTGAAGTAAGGAAAAAACAGGCAGATACAAAGAGAATGGTGGACATCCTGCGTGCTTTAGAAAAGCTTCGAAAACTGAGAAAAGAGGCAGCAGGAAGAAAAG GTGTCTGTCCTCCACCCTCAGCAGATGAAGACTTTGAACATCACATACAGAGGCTGAGGACACTGATCAGAAAACGCTCTGAACTGTATGAAGCTGAGGAGAGAGCATTAAGAGTTATGTTAGAAGGAGaacaggaagaagagaggaaaagagaaatggaaaagaaacagaagaaagaaagggaaaagcttCTACAGCAAAAACGTGACATTGATTCCAAGTTATTTGGGGATCCAG ATGAGTTTCCTCTTAATCATCTACTGCAACCCTTTAGACAATATTATTTACAAGCTGAGCATTCTGTACCAGCCCTTATCCAGATAAG GCATGAATGGGATCAGTATCTGGTACCAGCTGATCATCCTGAAGGAAGCTGCATCCCTCCAGGCTGGGTCCTTCCAAGTCTCCCTACCAGTGACACCTGGGCCACTGCTGTTAGATAA